Genomic DNA from Frondihabitans sp. PAMC 28766:
GAGTCGTTGCCATGCCGAGACCGAAGGGTCATGTCGTCGTGTTGATGGCCGCTGATCGTGTGAAGCTGACGAGGGTGGTGTCGCGGGGAACGCATCCGGCACGGATGATCGCCCGGGCACGGATTCTGCTGGCTTTGGACGAGGCACCCGGCCCGGTGCCGGATCGTCGGGTGGTGGCCGAGCGGGCAGGGGTCAGTGAGGGCACGGTGTATCTGGTCGCGAAGCGGTTCACGGAGTCCGCCGGCCGTATCGAGGAGGTGATCGGCCGCCGCAAACGCGCAAGCCCGCCGGTGCCCGCGAAGGTGACTGGGGATGTTGAGGCGCGGGTGATCGCGCTGGCGTGCACGAAGCCCCCGGCAGGTTTCGACCGGTGGTCGCTGCGGCTGCTGGAGAAACACGTGCTGCTCACCGAGGGCCTGCCGCCGCTGGATCATTCCACGATCGGCCGGACCCTCAAAAAAGGGGGCTTCGTCCTCATCTGAAGAAGTGCTGGACGATCCCCCCGCACGCCAACGGCGAGTTCGTGGCCCGGATGGAGGACGTGCTAGAGGTCTACCATCGCCCGTTCGATCCGGCGGTACCGGTGGTGTGTATGGATGAGAAGCCCTACCAGCTGCTCGCCCACGCCCGCGACCCGATCCCCGCCGCGCCGGGCCGCGACCTGCGAGAGGACTCGGAGTATGTCCGTCACGGCACCTGCTCGATCTTCGTCTGGGTTGAACCACTCGCCGGGCGCCGCCGTGTCGACGCGAGGCCGAGGCGGACCCGAGTGGACTGGGCCGCTGAGATCGACCAGCTCCTGAGCGTCGACTATCCGCACGCCGAACGGGTCGTACTGGTCATGGACAACCTCAACACCCATACCCTCGGGTCGCTCTACGAGGCATTCGAACCCGGCAAGGCCCGCGCGCTCGCCCGCCGCCTGGAGATCCACTACACGCCCAAACACGGCTCCTGGCTCAATATCGCCGAGATCGAGCTCTCCGCGCTGACACGGCAATGCCTCACCCGGCGCATCGACGACCTCGACCTGCTCAACACCGAACTCGCCGCCTGGCAAAACGCCACCAACGCCGACCAGCGACAAGTCGACTGGCAATTCACCACAACCGACGCCCGCACCAAACTTCGACGACTATACCCACAACATTAGACACGACGCTCTACTAGGTGGCACTCGCGGGGCCGATCTCAGCCGCCTGGCGGGGATGCGCCGAGCTGACTCGCCAATTGGCGGTCTCGATGCCGCATTCAGCGGACGAAGGCGGATTGAAGAGCCCAGACCTGGTCGTCCATCGCCCGCCTGCCGATCCGGGTCATCCGGTACGAGTCGAAGCCGTGGAACGTGCCGGCGTACTGGTTCACCGCGAGCGGCACATCGGCGGCGAGCAGTCGCGCGGCGTACTCGTACGCCTCGTCGCGGAGGGGGTCGTGTTCGGCGATCCAGAGAGACGTCGGTGCCACGTCGCGCACGTCGTCGACGAGGCTCGGCGATGCGCGGTAATCGACCTCCCCAGAGGTCTCGGCCAGGTAGCTCTGCCACATCAGGAGGTTGTCGGACCTCGTCCAGACGGGGGTGTCGGTGAAGGTCATCGCCGAGCCCGTCGATGCTCTGCAGTCGAGGACGGGGTTGATCAGGAGCTGGTGCACCAGGTCGGGGAGAGCCTCTTCTCGGCACTCGAGGGCTACCGACGCCGCGAGTGCGCCGCCCGCGCTGTTGCCCCCGACGGCGATCCTGGAACGGTCTGCTCCGAGCGAGAAAGCGCTGGCCGCCACCCACATCACCACGTCGAGGCAGTCGGTGAAGGCGGCCGGGAAGGGATGTTCCGGAGCAAGCCGATAGTCGACGGCCACGACCACACACTTGACGCGCAGCGCGTAGAGCTCGCAGCGCTCCTCTTCGGTGTGCAGGCCGCCGAGCATGAACCCGCCGCCATGGAAGTAGACGAGGACGGGCAGTCGAGCCAATGGCTCGTCGGGGCGGTAGATCCGGATCGGGATCGCGTTGCCGTCGCGCCCCGGCACCGCCGCGTCGACATGTGTGACGCCCGGCATCAGGATTCGCCCCTGAGCTGCGAGCTCCGCCTCGAACTGCCGTGACTCGGCCAGCCTGCCGAGGTCGAATCGTGGTATGAGCACGTTGATGGCGGCGAGCTCGGGATCAAGGCGCCTCTGATTGGCCGTCGGCTGACCGCTCGACGACACCGGTGTAGTCATGTGGCCATCATCGGTGAGCAACAGACACTCGGAAACCGCCAAATGGCGAATTCACGCCCTGTACCGCGCCAAATGGCTACCCGCACGAGTCGGCGCAGAGGTAGCGTGTGCAGAGTGCAAGGCTTAATGCTGAAGCTGCTCAACGTCGATGCAGCCGGTGAACGGGCGCTCCGTATCGTGTCGTACTTCGACCAGCTCGCTCTCCACCACCCCGACCTCGAAGCCGTGGTGAGATCCACGGCGCTCCTGGCCGACTGCACCGCCGGCCTCGAACTGCCCGACGACCTCGGCGGGCACCGGTTCACCCCGGACGGCGTCGCCGTCGCGACCTCTCTGCCTGACGCGACGTCGACCGCCGTCGAGGTCACCCTCAACGACCGCTCCGAGACAGCAGGGCGGGCGTGGCTCGAACGTCCCGGCGGCCCCGGAGACCTCGACGACTTCATCCTGGAGCGCATGGCCATCACGGTCGCCAGCGTCGTCGAGCGGCGCACCTCGCCTCGCGACCTCGACTACGCAGCCGGCTTCGCGGATCCTGCCCTCGCTCAGCTCTTCGTGAACGAGCGAGCCAGCGAGACGGACCGCTCCCGGGCGGCCCGCCTGCTGGGGCTCGAGCACTCCAGCCAGGTTCAGCTCGTCGCCATGCAGGTCGACCCCGAGGTCCCGGACGACCTCGAGCGGGTCAGTGAGCCTCTTCGGGTCTCCTGGCGACGCAAGGTCTTCGTCGCGCGGATGTCCCGCGACGTCGGGATCCTGATCGTCGCCACCCGTGAGCCGGTCGACTGGTCGGGCGTTGAACTCCAGCGGCGGGCGTGCAGCGGCCCAGTAGTCGAGGCCGCGGATGCGCCACAGTCGTGGCGCGAGGCACGTGACGGCCTCCGGTTCGCAGGGCTCGGAGCCGCGTGGCCCTCGATGCTGCCGTCCGAGAGCGTCGGCTCTCTCCGACTATTCGTGTCGCTCGATCCGGAGACGGTGAGACGGCACCCGGACTTCCAGAAGCTGACGAAGATGCACTCGCAAACGGGTGGCGACGAATCGATCATGATCCTCGACTTCTTCCTGCACGCCGAGTCGCTCCGCTCCGCCGCTCGCGATGCCCGGTTCCACCACAGCAGCGTTCAAAACCGCCTGACCCGCATCGAGCGGGAGCTCGGCTTCGATCTCAAGACGGGCACGGGTCGGCAGCGGGCGAGCAGCGCGCTGTTGCTCTGGCAGCTCTTCGACGGACCTCGAGCCTGACGAGGCTTCCGGCTCGCCTGCAGCGATGCCCTCCAGCCGGTGCCAGGGCGGCAGCGGAGGGAGCAGCGGGAGGCAAGGCTCTTTGTCGCCTGGCGATGCCGATGATGACGTGACCGCCGCGAGGGCCGCAGAAGAATGGACGGCATGCCCGAAGCCGAATCGACTGTCGTCCACCGCACCGCCGGCAGAGGCCCTCGTCGGGGCGGAAGGCCGAGTCGAGCGCCCCCTAGTCGCTCGATCGTGAGCGCCAGGGCGGTGCCTCGTCGATGGCTCCCGAGATGCGTCGGCTGATCGCGCCGAGCTGGCGCGCCTGGGCTGAGGTGAGCGAATCGAAGACGATTTTTTCGACAAGGGCGTGATGCGCAGGAGTCGACTGGACGACCTTGTCGTGGCCGGCGCCGGTCAGGTTCGCCAGCGTGAAGCGTCCGTCCGTCGGGTCGGGTCGGCGCTGCACCCAGCCCTGAGCTTCGAGCCTGCCCACGGCCCGCGACAGGCGGGACAGGGTGGAACTCGCATACCCGGCCAGGACGCTCATCCGCAGAGTGCGGTCTGCTGCGTCGTCGAGGGCGTAGAGCACACCGTGCTCGAAGTGGGTCAGCCCGCTGTCTCGCTGGAGCTGCGCGTCCAAAGCGGACGGCAGGCGTTCCAGGAGAGTGGCGACGGACCCCCAGATCCCAAGACGATCGCCCTCGAGTCCGGATGATTCGCGGGAAGCCGACATGCAGCCAGAGTACGCGGTCGAGCAGGCCCGCTCTCACGCTTTGACTTGCGCAAGCAAGTGATAGTGTCGTGTTTGACTTGCTTGAGCAAGTAATAACGGGGCGACACCCCGATCGGGTCAGGAGATATCATGCAACTGCAGCTTGGTGGCAAGACCGCATTCATCAGCGGCTCGAGCCAGGGAATCGGCTTCGCCATCGCATCCGCATTGGCCGCCGAAGGCGTTCAGGTCGTTCTCAACGGACGCCACCCATCGCGAGTGGATGCAGCCGTCGATCGTATTCGTCGTCAGAGCCCGAACTCGAACCCCCGGGGCATCGTCGCCGACTTCGGCCGGCCCGACGATGTCGCACGGCTCCTGGATCGACTCGACGAGACGGACATCCTGGTCAACAATGTCGGCGAGTTCGGTCTAGCAGCCTTCGAGAGCATCGACGACGACCTCTGGGCTCACTATTTCGACGTGAACGTGATGAGCGGGGTGCGGTTGTCGCGGCACCTCCTGGGCCCGATGCTCGAGCGCGGCTGGGGCAGGATCATCTTCGTCAGCAGCGAATCCGGCGTGAACGTGCCGGCAGACATGGTGCACTACGGAGTGACCAAGGCGGCCATGCTCGCTCTCGGCAATGGCCTCGCCAAGCGCACCCGCGGCACGGCTGTCACCGTCAACAGCATCGTGGGCGGGCCGACCTTCTCGGAGGGAGTCGCCGAAGCACTCGGCTCTCTTGCCGCCGCGCAGTCCATCCCGCCCGAGTCGATGAAGACCGCCGTCATCGGGCAGAACGCCACAACGCTCCTTCAGCGATTCATCGCGCCCGCCGAGATCGCGCACCTGGTCGCCTATCTCGCAAGCCCGCTCGCGGCGGCAACGAACGGCGCGGCCGTCCGCGCCGACGGCGGTGTCCTGACCTCGATGCTGTAGGCGGCGTCGATCGGACGTCTGCTGCTTCGCAGCGTTTGCCCGGTAATCGACCTCGACGAGCTTCTTCGTCTCACAAGACCGACGGTGCCCCGCGATGGACCGAGGAATCGGCGGCACGCCGAACGGCCCCAGCGGAGGGAACCGCGAGGGCCGGTCGGCGTCGTGTGCTTTAGCGGCGGCTGCGGACGCGGGCGCGGAGTGCGAGCGCCAGCCCTCCCAGCAGCAGCAGGAACCCGGCGACGAGCGGTGCGATGGGGCTTTCACTGCCGGTGTAGGCGAGGGTGCCGTCGGCGGCCAGGGTGGTCGTCGAGCCGAGGCCGGCGGTGGTGGCCGCAGCGCCCTGGGTCGTGACGGCCGCGGTGGTGAGGGCCGCCGTGGTGACGATGGCGCTGCCGCCGTCGGTGCCGGTCACGACGCCGGTCGGTCCGGTGGGATCGGTCGGGTCAGTGATGCCGGTCGGTCCGGTCGGGTTCGTGGGCCCGGTCGGGTCTGTCGGTCCGGTCGGTCCTGTGGGGCCGGTCGGTCCCGTGGGGCCGGTCGGGCCCGTGGGGCCGGTGGGGCCGGTCGGGTCGCCGGTGGTGCCGCCGGTGGTGCCGGTGGTGCTGGTGCCGATCACCGAGACGGCGTTGCCGCGATCGTGACGGGCAGGGCGATGACGGGCACGATCTGAGTGCCGCCGAGGATGCCGCCGTTGCCGGTGGTGGAGCTGCCGGTTCCGGTGGTGGTGCCGGTCGTGCCGGCGGGGGTGCCGGTGGTGCTGCGGTGGAGGTGGAGTCGCCGAGCACCGAGATGGCGTCGCCGGTGACGGTCACGGGAGCCGTGACGTCGGGGGCGACCTGGTGCCGGAGGCGATGCCGTCGTTGCCGGTGGTGGAGCTGCCGGTTCCGGTGGTGGTGCCGGTCGTGCCGGCGGGGGTGCCGGTGGTGCTGCCGGTGGAGGTGGAGTCGCCGAGCACCGAGATGGCGTCGCCGGTGACGGTCACGGGAGCCGTGACGTCGGGGGCGACCTGGGTGCCGGAGGCGATGCCGTCGTTGCCGGTGGTGCTGCTGCCGGTGCCCGCGGCGGGCGCGGTGCCCGTGGCGGAGCCGGTCGTGGTGCCCGCAGCGGGGGCGGTGGTGCTGCCCGTGCTGCTGGAGTCGCCGAGCACCGAGATGCCGTTGCCGGTGACCGTGATCGGCACGTCGAGGCCGATCAGGGCCTGCGTTCCGGATGCGGTCCCGTCAGCGCCGGTCGTCGTGGCTGACGAACCCGTCGACGAGCCCGTGGCGGGCGCGGTCGCTGACGACCCGGTCGACGTCGAGTCGCCGAGCACCGAGATGCCGTTGCCCGACACGGTGATGGGCAGCGTCACGTCGGGAGCCACCTGGGAGCCCGAGGCGATGCCGTGCGCACCGGTCGTGGTGGGCGACGAGGTTGTCGTGCCCGCGGTGGGGGTCGCAGGATCCTGCGGGGTGCTGGATCCGGTCGAGTGGCTGTCACCGACGACCGAGATGGCGTTGCCGCTGACCGTCACAGGAGCCGCGGCTCCGACGATGGCCTGCGTGCCGCCGGCCACCGAGTGGGTGCCGGTCGTGGTCGCCGGAGTCGAGGAAGCCGGGGCGGATGCAGCAGGAGCCGCGGCAGCAGCAGCCGGTGCGGCGGACGCCGACGACGAGTTGCCGGCGACGGAGATCGCATTGCCTCCGATCGTGACCGGCACGTGCACCGAGACGATTCCCTGCGTGCCCGAGAGGAGGCCGTGGGTTCCTGTCGTGGTGGGTGCGGCGGCGGGCGAGACGGCCGCGGGGGCCGGTGTCGTCGCTGTCGGTGTCGTCGCTGTGGGGGCGGCGGCGGGGTGGGTCGAGACCGAGTGCCCGATGGCGCTGATCGCGTTGCCAGCCACCGTGACGGGGGCGGCGATCTGGCCGGTGACCTGCGTGCCCGAGGCGATCGCGTCGGATCCTGTGGTCGTAGCGGCGTTGGCCGCCGTCGCGCCGACGGCCCAGAGGCCTCCGACAAAGCAGGCTCCGATGAGCCCGCGGAAGACGTATTTGTTCATGACAACTCCTGTTTTCGCGAATTGCGAGTGGTGCGAGTTGCGCGGAAATCGCGCTGATGGTCGAGCCGCCGGGGAGGGCGGCGAAGGCACGAGGCCTGCTGCGACGAGCTGGTGGAACGGCTCGGAGCGGGCGGCGTGCGACCGTCAGTCGGGGGTTGTGTCGGAGTCGAACGTCGGCGCGGTGGGCACGATGACACGCGTGCCGGCGCCGGTGGAGACCTGAAGAAGGGCCGGGCGAGCGAACGTGTCGGACGCGAGAGTCGTGAAGGCCGAACCGCTGCCGCCGTTGCCGCCGTTGCCGCCGCCAGTGGCCGAGCCGCTGCCGCCCAGGGGCGCGGCCGGGGTGGGCGCGGTGGGGGCGGGTGCCGGCTGGCCGGGGGTGACGGGTGCTGAGCCAGCCGGGGCGCCGGTCGTTCCGGTGAGCGTCTCGAGCGGCACGTTCTGGACACGGTCGGCCCCGAACGAGGCGCCCACTGACGACGTGGCCGACGTACCGGCAGCTGCCTCGCTGATGAGGTCGGTGGCCGTGCCGGTCGGCGCGGAGGTGCCGACCGGCCCGGAGCCGACAGCGGGGGGCAGGATGCCAGACACCGGCAGCCCAGACACCGGCAACCCAGACACCGGCAACCCGGGAATCGGCGTCCCCGACACCGGCGGCACGACGATCGGCCCGGTCGGTGTCGTCGAGGAAGCTCCCGCGGCGAGGGAGCCGACGGTTGTGTCGACCGTCGAGACGATCGGCGCGGTCACAGTGCTGACGGCGATTTCCGGTGACGGCAGCAACGACGGGCACGCTGTTCACGACGGTGTCGACGGTCGTGGCGACCGGCTTCACGATGGCCGCGACAGGCTTGGCGGCGGCGACCGACGAGAGCGTCTTCGGCACGACGGGAGCGACGGCCTGCACCACCTGGTGGCGACCGGAACCGGCGCGGTGGCCGTCGTAACGGTGTCGGTGACCTGCGTGACGGTGGATCTGCGGTCGAAGCGACCGAGGAGGTGACCTTCGTCAGCGGGGTCGTGACCGATGTGACGACCTTCGTGAGCGAGCCGACGAGGTCGGTGGAGTGCGCGGCCGGGGCGGAGCTCGTCGCCTGCGCGGTGGCCGCGGGCGGCGAATGCGGGGCGTCGGCGGCCGAGGCGGACTGCGACGAGAAAAAGAATCCGAGAAGGGCCCAAGCGATTCCGACGAGGCCGGCGATCAGCAGAAGGCGCGCCAGACGGAGGGACGTGCCCTCACTGCGTGCAGCCGTCTGATCCACGGCGATCACCTTC
This window encodes:
- a CDS encoding helix-turn-helix domain-containing protein, which gives rise to MLKLLNVDAAGERALRIVSYFDQLALHHPDLEAVVRSTALLADCTAGLELPDDLGGHRFTPDGVAVATSLPDATSTAVEVTLNDRSETAGRAWLERPGGPGDLDDFILERMAITVASVVERRTSPRDLDYAAGFADPALAQLFVNERASETDRSRAARLLGLEHSSQVQLVAMQVDPEVPDDLERVSEPLRVSWRRKVFVARMSRDVGILIVATREPVDWSGVELQRRACSGPVVEAADAPQSWREARDGLRFAGLGAAWPSMLPSESVGSLRLFVSLDPETVRRHPDFQKLTKMHSQTGGDESIMILDFFLHAESLRSAARDARFHHSSVQNRLTRIERELGFDLKTGTGRQRASSALLLWQLFDGPRA
- a CDS encoding LPXTG cell wall anchor domain-containing protein translates to MIGTSTTGTTGGTTGDPTGPTGPTGPTGPTGPTGPTGPTGPTDPTGPTNPTGPTGITDPTDPTGPTGVVTGTDGGSAIVTTAALTTAAVTTQGAAATTAGLGSTTTLAADGTLAYTGSESPIAPLVAGFLLLLGGLALALRARVRSRR
- a CDS encoding MarR family winged helix-turn-helix transcriptional regulator yields the protein MSASRESSGLEGDRLGIWGSVATLLERLPSALDAQLQRDSGLTHFEHGVLYALDDAADRTLRMSVLAGYASSTLSRLSRAVGRLEAQGWVQRRPDPTDGRFTLANLTGAGHDKVVQSTPAHHALVEKIVFDSLTSAQARQLGAISRRISGAIDEAPPWRSRSSD
- a CDS encoding helix-turn-helix domain-containing protein, with translation MPRPKGHVVVLMAADRVKLTRVVSRGTHPARMIARARILLALDEAPGPVPDRRVVAERAGVSEGTVYLVAKRFTESAGRIEEVIGRRKRASPPVPAKVTGDVEARVIALACTKPPAGFDRWSLRLLEKHVLLTEGLPPLDHSTIGRTLKKGGFVLI
- a CDS encoding IS630 family transposase gives rise to the protein MVAAAAGETRAAHRGPAAAGSFHDRPDPQKRGLRPHLKKCWTIPPHANGEFVARMEDVLEVYHRPFDPAVPVVCMDEKPYQLLAHARDPIPAAPGRDLREDSEYVRHGTCSIFVWVEPLAGRRRVDARPRRTRVDWAAEIDQLLSVDYPHAERVVLVMDNLNTHTLGSLYEAFEPGKARALARRLEIHYTPKHGSWLNIAEIELSALTRQCLTRRIDDLDLLNTELAAWQNATNADQRQVDWQFTTTDARTKLRRLYPQH
- a CDS encoding alpha/beta hydrolase, with translation MTTPVSSSGQPTANQRRLDPELAAINVLIPRFDLGRLAESRQFEAELAAQGRILMPGVTHVDAAVPGRDGNAIPIRIYRPDEPLARLPVLVYFHGGGFMLGGLHTEEERCELYALRVKCVVVAVDYRLAPEHPFPAAFTDCLDVVMWVAASAFSLGADRSRIAVGGNSAGGALAASVALECREEALPDLVHQLLINPVLDCRASTGSAMTFTDTPVWTRSDNLLMWQSYLAETSGEVDYRASPSLVDDVRDVAPTSLWIAEHDPLRDEAYEYAARLLAADVPLAVNQYAGTFHGFDSYRMTRIGRRAMDDQVWALQSAFVR
- a CDS encoding SDR family NAD(P)-dependent oxidoreductase, producing the protein MQLQLGGKTAFISGSSQGIGFAIASALAAEGVQVVLNGRHPSRVDAAVDRIRRQSPNSNPRGIVADFGRPDDVARLLDRLDETDILVNNVGEFGLAAFESIDDDLWAHYFDVNVMSGVRLSRHLLGPMLERGWGRIIFVSSESGVNVPADMVHYGVTKAAMLALGNGLAKRTRGTAVTVNSIVGGPTFSEGVAEALGSLAAAQSIPPESMKTAVIGQNATTLLQRFIAPAEIAHLVAYLASPLAAATNGAAVRADGGVLTSML